The window CCACCTGGTGGTGATCGGTGCCGGAGTGATCGGCCTGGAACTGGGCTCGGTGTGGCGCCGGCTGGGCAGCCAGGTCACGGTGGTCGAGTACCTGGACCGCATCTGTCCCGGCACCGACCTGGAGACCGGCAAGACCCTGCAACGCGCCCTCTCCAAGCAGGGTATCGGCTTCAGGCTCGGCACCAAGGTGACCAGTGCCACCCCCTCGGCCAGCGGCGTGCAGTTGAGTGTCGAACCGGCCGCCGGCGGCGAAGCCGAGCTGATCCAGGCCGACTACGTGCTGGTGGCGATCGGTCGCCGTCCCTTCACCCGCGGCCTCGGCCTGGAGAACGTCGGCCTCGCTACCGACCCGCGAGGCCTGCTCGCGCACCAGGGGCATCGCACCGAAGTGCCGGGCATCTGGGTGATCGGCGATGTCACGTCGGGGCCGATGCTCGCCCACAAGGCCGAGGACGAAGCCATGGCCTGCATCGAACGGATCGCCGGCAAGGCCGCCGAGGTCAACTACGCGCTGATTCCCAGCGTGATCTACACCCGCCCGGAACTGGCGAGCGTCGGCCAGACCGAGGAACAACTCAAGGCCGCAGGCCGTGCCTACAAGACCGGCAAGTTTCCCTTCAGCGCCAACAGCCGGTCCAAGATCAACCACGAGACCGAAGGGTTCGCCAAGGTCCTGGCCGATGCCCAGACCGACGAGATTCTCGGCGTGCACCTGGTCGGCCCGAGCGTCAGCGAAATGATCGGCGAATACTGCGTGGCCATGGAGTTCTCGGCCTCGGCCGAGGACATCGCCCTGACCTGCCATCCGCACCCGACACGCTCGGAAGCCTTGCGCCAGGCAGCGATGAACGTGCAAGGCCTGGCAACGCAGATCTAGTCGACTCGCATGGGAAGATGATCAAGCGGCAGCGGTCCGGGCGTCTTCACCGCCTGGATCGCGAAGTTGCTACGGATGTCGCGTACACCCGGCAGGCGCAGCAGTTCGCCGGTAAGAAAACGTTCGTAGGCGCGCAGGTCGGGGACCACCACCTGCAGCAGGAAGTCCGACTCGCCGGACACCAGAAACGCCGAGATCACCTGTGGCAAGGCCGTGACCGCCAGCCGGAATGCCTCGGCGTCGGCTTCATGATGCCGCTCGACCTTGACCCCGACGAACACCGTCAGCCCCAGCCCGACCTCATCCCGATCCAGGTTCACCTGGTAGCCGCGAATCACCCCGGCCTCTTCGAGCATGCGTACCCGGCGCAGGCATGGCGAAGCCGACAGGCCGATCTCGTCGGCCAGCTCGACGTTGCTCAGGCGGCCATCGCGTTGCAGCGCGGCGAGAATCTTGCGGTCGTAGGCGTCGAGTTTGATTTTTGGCATATCTGGCTACCTAGTTTGTCTCTGTTGGCATTTTGTGCCAAGTCTAAGCCCGTGCAGGGTCGAATACGCAAGCACCTGCCCTGGCCTTCCAGCATAGACTCTTTCCTGTTTCCCACCTTCAACCCAGAGAACGGCCACGATGCTCCTCTACCTGCTCGCGCTGGCGATGGTTTATCTGCTCCCCGGTCCCGACATGATCCTGCTGCTGCAAACCGGCGCCCGCCATGGTCGCGTCCTGGCTCTCACCACGGCACTGGGGCTGGCCGTGGCCCGGGCCTGCCATGTCGGTCTCGCCGCGCTGGGCCTGGCGGCGTTGTTCAAGGCGGCGCCATGGACCTTCGACCTGGTACGCCTGGCGGGTGCCACCTACCTGCTATGGATCGGCGTACGCATGCTGCGCCCCGGCACACTGGGCAATCTCGGGATCGAGGACCCGGCGGCACGTTCGAGCCAGCTCGGTTGGCGGGCCGCCTTTCACCAGGGATTGCTGACCAATCTGCTGAATCCCAAGGCACTGCTGTTCTGTTCGGTGTTGCTGCCCCAGTTCATCGACACCCAGGCCGGGAGCGTCGGAACCCAGTTCCTCGGGCTCGGTGCTACCTTGGTGGTGGTCGGCCTGCTGTTCGACAGCGCCTATGCCCTGACCGGCGCCTGGATCGGCCGCTGGCTGGACAGCAACCCGCGGGCCCAGCGCCTGCAGCAATGGTTGTTCGGCGGCCTGCTGATCGGTTTCGCCGCGCGCCTGGCCTTCATCCAGCAAGCCTGAACCTTCCTACATGACAAACGCCGTTAGCAGGTGAGCCAACGGCGTTTTTCTTATACATTTCATTCCTCATTTATTCAGGCAGTCCAGTCACCATGACCAGCACGCTCGATCGTCTTATCGCCGGCACTCCCATTCTCTACGCGGGTAATCGGGTTTCCCCGGTCCCGCCGGAATTGGCCGAGCGTTTCCAGCCGGGCGATCACCTGCTGGTCGATCAGGGCAGCGGTGAACTGCTGCTGATTCCACAGTCGGTGCAACAGCTCGCCGCCGACGCCATCGGTGCAGCACAGAACGCCTTCACCGCGCTGGCACAGGTTTCGGATGAAGCCATCAGTCACTTCTTCGACCTGTTCGCCCGGCATCTGGAAACCGATGCGTCCTGGGCGTTGATCGAGGCCGCCAACCAGGCCGACCTGGCCCGTGCCCAGGCACTGGGACGCTCCACCACCCGCCTGGCGACCAGCCAGGCCATGCGCCGCGACATGATCGCCGGGCTGCGCGCCTGGCGTGATGCGCCGCTGATTCGCGGACGCGTGCGCGAGTCCGTGGAACACGCAGGCTGGAAAGTCGAACAGGTGGTCGCGCCGCTGGGGGTGGTGGCGTTCGTTTTCGAGGGCCGGCCCAACGTTTTCGCCGACGCCGCGGGCGTCCTGCGCACCGGCAATACCGCCGTGCTGCGTATCGGCAGCGATGCCCTCGGCACCGCCCAGGCAATCGTCAGGCACGCCCTGGCGCCCGCACTGCGGGAAGCCGGCCTGCCGGAAGGTGCGGTGTCACTGGTGGAAAGCCTCGACCGTGCGGCGGGCTGGGCGATGTTCGCTGATCGCCGCCTGTCCCTGGCGGTCGCCCGTGGCTCGGGCCATGCGGTGAAACAGCTCGGCGGCATCGCCCAACAGGCCGGCACCGTCGTCAGCCTGCACGGTACTGGCGGTGCCTGGCTGGTCGCCCATCAGGACGCCGATGCGGCCCGGTTTGCCGACGTGGTGCGCAACTCCCTCGACC of the Pseudomonas vanderleydeniana genome contains:
- the lpdA gene encoding dihydrolipoyl dehydrogenase, with product MSNYDVIIIGGGPGGYNAAVRAGQLGLKAACVEGRATLGGTCLNVGCMPSKALLHASELYEAATRGELANLGIEVTPSLNLAQMMKQKDDSVASLTQGIEYLFRKNKVEWIKGWGRITGPGQVEVTAADGQTSRLQAKDIVIATGSEPTPLPGVEIDNQRILDSTGALSLPEVPRHLVVIGAGVIGLELGSVWRRLGSQVTVVEYLDRICPGTDLETGKTLQRALSKQGIGFRLGTKVTSATPSASGVQLSVEPAAGGEAELIQADYVLVAIGRRPFTRGLGLENVGLATDPRGLLAHQGHRTEVPGIWVIGDVTSGPMLAHKAEDEAMACIERIAGKAAEVNYALIPSVIYTRPELASVGQTEEQLKAAGRAYKTGKFPFSANSRSKINHETEGFAKVLADAQTDEILGVHLVGPSVSEMIGEYCVAMEFSASAEDIALTCHPHPTRSEALRQAAMNVQGLATQI
- a CDS encoding Lrp/AsnC family transcriptional regulator: MKLDAYDRKILAALQRDGRLSNVELADEIGLSASPCLRRVRMLEEAGVIRGYQVNLDRDEVGLGLTVFVGVKVERHHEADAEAFRLAVTALPQVISAFLVSGESDFLLQVVVPDLRAYERFLTGELLRLPGVRDIRSNFAIQAVKTPGPLPLDHLPMRVD
- a CDS encoding LysE family translocator, whose protein sequence is MLLYLLALAMVYLLPGPDMILLLQTGARHGRVLALTTALGLAVARACHVGLAALGLAALFKAAPWTFDLVRLAGATYLLWIGVRMLRPGTLGNLGIEDPAARSSQLGWRAAFHQGLLTNLLNPKALLFCSVLLPQFIDTQAGSVGTQFLGLGATLVVVGLLFDSAYALTGAWIGRWLDSNPRAQRLQQWLFGGLLIGFAARLAFIQQA
- a CDS encoding aldehyde dehydrogenase family protein, which codes for MTSTLDRLIAGTPILYAGNRVSPVPPELAERFQPGDHLLVDQGSGELLLIPQSVQQLAADAIGAAQNAFTALAQVSDEAISHFFDLFARHLETDASWALIEAANQADLARAQALGRSTTRLATSQAMRRDMIAGLRAWRDAPLIRGRVRESVEHAGWKVEQVVAPLGVVAFVFEGRPNVFADAAGVLRTGNTAVLRIGSDALGTAQAIVRHALAPALREAGLPEGAVSLVESLDRAAGWAMFADRRLSLAVARGSGHAVKQLGGIAQQAGTVVSLHGTGGAWLVAHQDADAARFADVVRNSLDRKVCNTLNVCVIHRQRAAELVPVFLQALSEAGKARGQNCKLHVVSGDEGVLPEQWLQARVTVRRAEGDQEEAQVEILPEAQLGREWEWEDTPEVSLKIVDDLDQAIALFNRYSPQFTVSLLSADRQAHDYFYNSINAPFVGDGFTRWVDGQYALNKPELGLSNWENGRLFARGAILSGDGVFTLRSRMSQVDTSLRR